The proteins below are encoded in one region of Aquisphaera giovannonii:
- a CDS encoding PVC-type heme-binding CxxCH protein codes for MLARRLAPLFLPFALVASPIGSRTFAAEEHARAPVSPAEAPSRMKVPPGFKVTLFAAEPDVVQPIAFTIDPKGRLWVVENTSYPIWLGGPKGKDRILIFEDGDGDGRFDRRTVFYDRGTNFTGVELGFGGVWVCATPNLLFFPDKDGDDRPDSEPAVVLDGWDVKAEHNMFNALKWGPDGWLWGCNGIMSNSNVGKPGTPDDRRTKMNCGVWRYHPTRQAFEVVAHGTTNPWGLDFDARGEAFITNCVIPHLFHVAPGAHFQRMYGQDMNPNSYGLMQTCADHLHWAGGNWTESREGKGHERHDAAGGGHAHVGAMIYQGDNWPDAYRGALLTFNLHGHRANHDRLERSGSGYVARHEKDFLLVDDSWFRGLELKYGPDGAVYFTDWTDRGECHDTDADNAHRENGRIYKLSYGDIKPAKVDLAAMDDERLAWMVLHKNEWYVRTSRRLLQERAAAGADMTKARHVLAAVLTAQPEMSQRLRALWALYAIGGIDDRGLEAHFNFPADDLRGWAVRLRVDREPPSGEGLAKLVAMIRAERSPSVLLSLASAMQRIPVAERWAMAEAFAAAKIDPADPMLPLMIWYGLEPLAAEDPGRALAIAARCGLPLHRNYLARRAVSADPEKALPRLLDAASDASDEARRDLLAGAIEALRGRKHVARPGNWPAAFAKLAASHDPEVVERTLLLGLDLEDPRALSVLRKTATDAASPADLRARALSVLVERRVPGLEADLLPMLDDPSVRARAIRALAAYNDPATPRAILDRYASLPEPEREDAVSTLAGRPAWALALLDAVEQKRIPRRDVTTTIARQLLAMNDAKVKDRLAAAWGTIRSTAGEKASLIPRYKEVLASDKYPAADPSRGRLVFNRTCHQCHRLFDSGGDVGPELTGSDRANPDYILENVLDPSASVAREYKLTNVATTDGRIVAGIIRAQDDKSLTIQTANERIVLPREDVEDVKTTDVSMMPEGQLERFTPEEIRDLFAYLASRVQVAPAKAEKN; via the coding sequence ATGCTCGCCCGACGCCTCGCACCGTTGTTCCTGCCATTTGCGCTGGTCGCTTCTCCGATAGGGTCCCGTACCTTCGCCGCCGAGGAGCACGCCCGCGCGCCGGTCTCGCCGGCCGAGGCGCCCTCGCGGATGAAGGTCCCGCCGGGCTTCAAGGTCACGCTCTTCGCCGCCGAGCCGGACGTCGTCCAGCCGATCGCCTTCACGATCGACCCGAAGGGCCGGCTCTGGGTCGTCGAGAACACGTCGTACCCGATCTGGCTGGGCGGGCCGAAGGGCAAGGACCGCATCCTCATCTTCGAGGACGGCGACGGCGACGGCCGCTTCGACCGCCGCACGGTCTTCTACGACAGGGGGACCAACTTCACGGGCGTCGAGCTCGGCTTCGGCGGCGTCTGGGTCTGCGCGACGCCCAACCTCCTCTTCTTCCCGGACAAGGACGGCGACGATCGCCCCGACTCCGAGCCGGCCGTCGTCCTCGACGGCTGGGACGTGAAGGCGGAGCATAACATGTTCAATGCCCTGAAGTGGGGCCCGGACGGCTGGCTCTGGGGCTGCAACGGCATCATGTCCAATTCGAACGTGGGCAAGCCCGGCACGCCCGACGACCGGCGGACGAAGATGAATTGCGGGGTCTGGCGGTACCACCCCACCCGGCAGGCCTTCGAGGTCGTCGCCCACGGCACGACCAACCCGTGGGGCCTGGACTTCGACGCCCGCGGCGAGGCGTTCATCACCAATTGCGTGATCCCTCATTTGTTCCACGTCGCCCCCGGGGCCCACTTCCAGCGGATGTACGGCCAGGACATGAACCCCAACTCCTACGGCCTGATGCAGACCTGCGCCGACCACCTGCACTGGGCCGGGGGCAACTGGACCGAGTCCCGCGAGGGCAAGGGGCACGAGCGCCACGACGCCGCCGGCGGCGGCCACGCCCACGTCGGCGCCATGATCTACCAGGGGGACAACTGGCCCGACGCGTATCGCGGGGCCCTGCTCACGTTCAACCTCCACGGCCATCGAGCCAACCACGACCGCCTGGAGCGGAGCGGCTCCGGCTACGTCGCCCGCCACGAGAAGGACTTCCTCCTCGTGGACGACTCCTGGTTCCGCGGCCTGGAGCTGAAGTATGGCCCGGACGGAGCCGTCTATTTCACGGACTGGACCGACCGCGGCGAGTGCCACGACACCGACGCCGACAACGCCCACCGCGAGAACGGGCGGATCTACAAGCTGAGCTACGGGGACATCAAGCCCGCGAAGGTGGACCTCGCCGCGATGGACGACGAGCGGCTCGCCTGGATGGTGCTCCACAAGAACGAGTGGTACGTCCGGACCTCGCGTCGCCTGCTCCAGGAGAGGGCCGCGGCGGGGGCCGACATGACCAAGGCTCGCCACGTCCTCGCCGCGGTCCTCACCGCCCAGCCCGAAATGTCGCAACGGCTGCGTGCCCTCTGGGCGCTGTACGCGATCGGCGGGATCGACGATCGAGGGCTCGAGGCCCACTTCAACTTCCCCGCGGACGACCTCCGGGGCTGGGCCGTCCGCCTGCGCGTCGATCGCGAGCCGCCGTCGGGCGAGGGGCTGGCGAAGCTCGTCGCGATGATCCGCGCCGAACGCTCGCCGTCGGTCCTGCTCTCGCTCGCCTCGGCCATGCAGCGGATCCCGGTCGCCGAGCGATGGGCGATGGCCGAGGCCTTCGCCGCGGCGAAGATCGACCCCGCGGACCCGATGCTGCCGCTGATGATCTGGTACGGCCTCGAGCCGCTGGCGGCGGAGGATCCGGGCCGGGCCCTGGCGATCGCGGCGCGTTGCGGCCTGCCGCTGCATCGCAACTACCTGGCTCGCCGGGCCGTCTCCGCGGATCCGGAGAAGGCGCTGCCGCGGCTCCTGGACGCGGCGAGCGACGCGTCCGACGAGGCCCGGCGGGACCTGCTGGCCGGCGCGATCGAGGCCCTGCGCGGGCGGAAGCACGTCGCGAGGCCGGGCAACTGGCCGGCCGCCTTCGCGAAGCTCGCGGCCTCGCACGACCCCGAGGTCGTCGAGCGGACGCTCCTGCTCGGCCTGGACCTGGAGGATCCGCGAGCCCTGTCGGTCCTCCGCAAGACCGCGACCGACGCCGCGAGCCCGGCGGACCTCCGCGCCCGCGCCCTCTCCGTGCTGGTCGAGCGCCGCGTCCCCGGCCTGGAGGCGGACCTGCTCCCGATGCTCGACGACCCGTCCGTCCGCGCGAGGGCGATCCGGGCGCTCGCCGCCTACAACGACCCGGCGACGCCCCGGGCCATCCTGGACCGCTACGCGAGCCTCCCCGAGCCCGAGCGCGAGGACGCCGTCTCCACGCTGGCCGGGCGCCCGGCCTGGGCGCTCGCGCTGCTCGACGCCGTCGAGCAGAAACGAATCCCGCGTCGGGACGTGACCACGACGATCGCCCGGCAGCTCCTGGCGATGAACGACGCGAAGGTGAAGGACCGCCTGGCCGCGGCCTGGGGCACGATCCGCTCCACGGCCGGCGAGAAGGCCTCGCTGATCCCCCGGTACAAGGAGGTCCTCGCCTCGGACAAGTACCCGGCGGCCGATCCGTCGCGGGGCCGGCTCGTGTTCAACCGGACCTGCCACCAATGCCACCGCCTCTTCGACTCCGGCGGGGACGTGGGCCCGGAGCTGACCGGCTCCGACCGGGCGAACCCGGACTACATCCTGGAGAACGTCCTGGACCCGAGCGCCAGCGTCGCGCGGGAGTACAAGCTGACGAACGTCGCCACGACCGACGGCCGCATCGTCGCCGGGATCATCCGCGCCCAGGACGACAAGTCGCTGACGATCCAGACGGCCAACGAGCGGATCGTCCTGCCCCGCGAGGACGTCGAGGACGTCAAGACGACGGACGTGTCGATGATGCCCGAGGGCCAGCTCGAGCGGTTCACGCCGGAGGAGATCCGCGACCTCTTCGCCTACCTCGCCTCGCGCGTCCAGGTCGCGCCGGCGAAGGCCGAGAAGAACTAA
- a CDS encoding M1 family aminopeptidase — MSRLPTRCFASLPLLLVLLCPSIAAAQGPPEDGPPRRRPFAPASTPRQYGRIKEVDAKHVRAELTLDAAKKEVRGTVTHTVSPTYPLQDSFSLDIGPDLTVSKVTAGPAKAPCKFAVADGKLAITLDKPYGPQDTVDVAITYGGRPVAGLHFIDGDPAYPDRAPAIWTQGEAEDNHLWLPCYDYPNDRITTEMIITVAKPMSVVSNGVLAATRENADGTRTFHWRMDQPISSYLITVAASDFSAFHDRLGNLPVDYYVQKHVDEATARRFMGKTPKMIQFFNQATGQPYAYPKYAQVCLPEFNGGMENTSATSMTDDALIDAVEAMERSQDSLVAHELAHQWFGDLMTCKDWSHIWLNEGFASYFDPLFAEHDRGQDEFRMVMDGERKSYLANDRQYRRPIVENKYASPMQMFDSMTYAKGGCVLHMLRGQLGESDWWKGIRHYVSKHKFQVVETDDFRKAMEEATGKDLKPFFDQWLYKAGHPELKASWRYEDADHTARVKVAQAQKTDDQTPLFRIPTTIELTDASGRARAVPVVLEGASQEFVIPAEAKPAMVQVDPDCWLVKELAFDKPVEERIFELEHARCAVCRVNAARELAKPANREDSRVQEALERAWKREKGPSARAAIVEIIAGNEGSRRRVRGRAPGGSATPPVLEDTFRATLMEAARDPEPRVRVAAVQGVARLKQDSAAEALMRGVWANPGEPYGARTAAIQTLARWKVKDIDALVTAALKDPIGKYRLAGWALDMLTDEATPKARELVATYLPHGQPHALRSAALRSFGRLAKDDQALQERILPLIDDPDKQVRSRAWDLAAELKPKKALPALEARLAKEPRGPAAFIGFGGSSPRAGLERAVTALGGTVPKATAKPPADAAAAVKDLEKQAGELEARLRDLRKQIEAVKAGK; from the coding sequence ATGTCCCGACTGCCGACGAGATGCTTCGCGAGCCTGCCCCTGCTCCTGGTCCTGCTCTGCCCGTCGATCGCGGCCGCCCAGGGGCCGCCGGAGGACGGCCCGCCGCGACGCCGGCCGTTCGCGCCGGCGAGCACGCCGCGGCAGTACGGCCGGATCAAGGAGGTGGACGCGAAGCACGTCCGGGCGGAGCTGACGCTCGACGCGGCGAAGAAGGAGGTCCGCGGCACGGTCACGCACACGGTCTCGCCGACCTACCCGCTGCAGGACTCGTTCAGCCTGGACATCGGCCCGGACCTGACGGTCTCGAAGGTCACGGCCGGCCCGGCGAAGGCCCCCTGCAAGTTCGCGGTCGCCGACGGCAAGCTGGCGATCACGCTGGACAAGCCGTACGGGCCGCAGGACACGGTCGACGTCGCGATCACCTACGGCGGCCGCCCCGTCGCGGGGCTCCACTTCATCGACGGCGACCCCGCCTATCCGGACCGCGCCCCCGCGATCTGGACGCAGGGCGAGGCGGAGGACAACCACCTCTGGCTCCCCTGCTACGACTACCCGAACGACCGGATCACCACCGAGATGATCATCACGGTGGCCAAGCCCATGAGCGTCGTCTCCAACGGCGTGCTCGCCGCCACCAGGGAGAACGCCGACGGCACGCGGACGTTCCACTGGAGGATGGACCAGCCGATCTCGTCGTACCTGATCACCGTCGCCGCGTCGGACTTCTCCGCCTTCCACGACCGCCTGGGCAACCTGCCCGTCGACTACTACGTCCAGAAGCACGTGGACGAGGCCACGGCCAGGCGGTTCATGGGCAAGACGCCGAAGATGATCCAGTTCTTCAACCAGGCCACCGGCCAGCCGTACGCGTACCCCAAGTATGCCCAGGTCTGCCTGCCGGAGTTCAACGGCGGCATGGAGAACACCTCCGCGACGTCGATGACCGACGACGCCCTGATCGACGCCGTCGAGGCGATGGAGCGCAGCCAGGACAGCCTGGTGGCGCACGAGCTGGCGCACCAGTGGTTCGGCGACCTGATGACCTGCAAGGACTGGTCGCACATCTGGCTGAACGAGGGCTTCGCCTCGTACTTCGACCCGCTCTTCGCCGAGCACGACCGCGGCCAGGACGAGTTCCGCATGGTGATGGACGGCGAGCGGAAGAGCTACCTCGCCAACGACCGGCAGTACCGCCGGCCGATCGTCGAGAACAAGTATGCCTCGCCCATGCAGATGTTCGACAGCATGACCTACGCCAAGGGGGGCTGCGTCCTGCACATGCTCCGCGGCCAGCTCGGCGAGTCCGACTGGTGGAAGGGCATCCGCCATTATGTGTCCAAGCACAAGTTCCAGGTCGTGGAGACGGACGACTTCCGGAAGGCGATGGAGGAGGCCACCGGCAAGGACCTGAAGCCGTTCTTCGACCAGTGGCTCTACAAGGCCGGCCACCCCGAGCTGAAGGCGAGCTGGCGCTACGAGGACGCCGACCACACGGCCCGAGTCAAGGTCGCGCAGGCCCAGAAGACCGACGACCAGACTCCGCTGTTCCGGATCCCGACTACCATCGAGCTGACCGACGCCTCCGGCAGGGCCCGCGCCGTGCCCGTGGTGCTGGAGGGCGCCAGCCAGGAGTTCGTCATCCCGGCCGAGGCGAAGCCGGCGATGGTCCAGGTCGATCCGGATTGCTGGCTCGTCAAGGAGCTGGCGTTCGACAAGCCGGTCGAGGAGCGGATCTTCGAGCTGGAGCACGCCCGCTGCGCCGTCTGCCGGGTCAACGCCGCCCGCGAGCTGGCGAAGCCGGCCAACAGGGAGGATTCGCGCGTGCAGGAGGCCCTCGAGAGGGCCTGGAAGCGGGAGAAGGGCCCGTCGGCGCGGGCGGCGATCGTCGAGATCATCGCCGGGAACGAGGGCTCGCGCCGCCGCGTCCGCGGCCGGGCGCCGGGCGGCTCTGCGACGCCGCCGGTCCTCGAAGACACGTTCCGGGCCACGCTGATGGAGGCCGCGAGGGATCCCGAGCCTCGCGTCCGGGTGGCGGCCGTGCAGGGGGTCGCCCGGCTCAAGCAGGATTCCGCCGCCGAGGCACTCATGCGGGGCGTCTGGGCCAACCCGGGCGAGCCGTACGGGGCCCGCACGGCGGCGATCCAGACGCTCGCCCGGTGGAAGGTCAAGGACATCGACGCGCTGGTGACGGCGGCCCTGAAGGACCCGATCGGCAAATACCGGCTCGCCGGATGGGCCCTCGACATGCTGACCGACGAGGCGACGCCGAAGGCCCGCGAGCTCGTCGCCACGTACCTGCCGCACGGCCAACCCCACGCGCTGCGGTCCGCGGCCCTGCGCTCCTTCGGCCGGCTCGCGAAGGACGACCAGGCGCTCCAGGAGCGGATCCTCCCGCTGATCGACGACCCCGACAAGCAGGTCCGCTCCCGCGCCTGGGACCTCGCCGCGGAGCTCAAGCCGAAGAAGGCCCTGCCGGCCCTGGAGGCCCGCCTGGCGAAGGAGCCCCGCGGCCCGGCCGCGTTCATCGGCTTCGGCGGCAGCTCGCCCCGGGCGGGCCTGGAACGCGCCGTGACCGCGCTCGGCGGCACCGTGCCCAAGGCCACCGCCAAACCTCCGGCGGATGCCGCCGCGGCCGTCAAGGACCTGGAGAAGCAGGCCGGCGAGCTGGAGGCCCGCCTCCGCGACCTCCGCAAGCAGATCGAGGCCGTGAAGGCCGGGAAGTGA
- a CDS encoding NAD(+) synthase has translation MNRYGFVRVTCATLRTTVADPGANAREIVRVLGEVVDSDVVVFPELSLTGYTCADLFGQDALLDGAVRGLQEVLRATAGRKQLVVVGMPVRAENSLYNSAVVLSGGEVLGVVPKQSLPNYKEFYENRWFRQADGTEVPEVGIAGRVVPFGVDLLFEAPGVPGFPVVVGVEVCEDLWVPIPPSSFQAGAGATLLLNPSASNETIGKSGYRKNLVQGQSGRCIAAYAYAGSGPTESTTDLVFAGHNLIAENGRLLEESARVGDGTPLRRDSYWITADVDVGRILTERRATTTFEQGPRFARPYRRIGFELAAEMPGLRRFVPGTPFVPVEGPELHRRCEEIFGIQCAGLAKRVEQLPRGTSLNIGVSGGLDSTLSLLVTVKTCDLLGIDRTRVRGLTMPGFGTTSRTRQNALDLMRHLGIASETIDISELALQSFRELGHRPFDIDCRGLDVPAFREALARVPSGKRSDLVFENVQARLRTFLLMSRGFVVGTGDLSELALGWCTYNADHMSMYNPNCSIPKTLVKFLVRYVAQNEFPEGAVRDTLMSVFETTISPELLPASASGEIEQSTEGMLGPYEIHDFILFHAIRCGYAPEKVRFLAEHAAFTQEYPRELIERTMKTFFARFFQQQYKRSCVPDGPKVGTVSLSPRGDWRMPSDADPAEWLRETE, from the coding sequence ATGAACCGATACGGCTTTGTGCGGGTGACGTGTGCGACCCTGCGGACGACGGTCGCCGACCCGGGCGCCAATGCCCGGGAGATCGTCCGGGTCCTGGGGGAAGTCGTCGATAGCGACGTGGTGGTCTTCCCGGAGTTGTCGCTGACGGGCTACACGTGTGCCGACCTCTTCGGCCAGGATGCCCTCCTGGACGGCGCCGTCCGGGGCTTGCAGGAGGTCCTGCGGGCGACGGCGGGGCGGAAGCAGCTCGTGGTGGTCGGGATGCCGGTCCGGGCGGAGAACAGCCTGTACAACTCGGCGGTCGTGCTTTCCGGCGGGGAGGTCCTGGGGGTCGTCCCCAAGCAGAGCCTGCCCAACTACAAGGAGTTCTACGAGAACCGCTGGTTCCGCCAGGCCGACGGCACGGAGGTGCCCGAGGTGGGGATCGCCGGCCGGGTCGTGCCGTTCGGGGTGGACCTCCTGTTCGAAGCCCCGGGCGTGCCGGGCTTCCCGGTGGTCGTCGGGGTGGAGGTGTGCGAGGACCTCTGGGTGCCGATCCCGCCGAGCTCGTTCCAGGCCGGGGCGGGGGCGACGCTCCTGCTGAACCCGTCGGCGAGCAACGAGACGATCGGCAAGAGCGGGTACCGCAAGAACCTGGTGCAGGGGCAGTCCGGGCGCTGCATCGCCGCGTACGCATACGCGGGCTCCGGGCCGACGGAGTCCACGACGGACCTGGTCTTCGCCGGGCACAACCTGATCGCGGAGAACGGCCGCCTGCTGGAGGAGTCCGCCCGGGTGGGCGACGGCACGCCCCTCCGGCGGGACTCGTACTGGATCACGGCGGACGTGGACGTCGGCCGGATCCTGACCGAGAGGCGGGCGACGACGACCTTCGAGCAGGGGCCGCGGTTCGCCAGGCCGTACCGGCGGATCGGCTTCGAGCTGGCCGCAGAGATGCCGGGCCTGAGGCGGTTCGTGCCGGGTACGCCGTTCGTCCCGGTCGAGGGCCCGGAGCTGCACCGCCGCTGCGAGGAGATCTTCGGCATCCAGTGCGCGGGGCTGGCCAAGCGGGTGGAGCAGCTCCCGCGGGGCACGTCGCTGAACATCGGCGTCTCCGGGGGGCTGGACTCGACGCTCTCCCTGCTGGTCACGGTGAAGACCTGCGACCTGCTGGGGATCGACCGGACGCGCGTCCGCGGGCTGACGATGCCGGGCTTCGGCACCACGTCGCGGACGAGGCAGAACGCGCTGGACCTGATGCGGCACCTGGGCATCGCGTCGGAGACGATCGACATCTCCGAGCTGGCGCTCCAGTCGTTCCGCGAGCTCGGCCACCGGCCCTTCGATATCGACTGCCGGGGCCTCGACGTGCCGGCCTTCCGCGAGGCCCTGGCCCGCGTGCCCTCGGGGAAGCGGAGCGACCTGGTCTTCGAGAACGTCCAGGCCCGGCTGCGGACCTTCCTGCTCATGTCGCGCGGGTTCGTCGTCGGCACGGGGGACCTCTCGGAGCTGGCCCTCGGCTGGTGCACGTACAATGCCGACCACATGAGCATGTACAATCCCAATTGCTCGATCCCCAAGACGCTGGTGAAGTTCCTGGTCCGCTACGTCGCCCAGAATGAGTTTCCCGAGGGCGCGGTGCGGGACACCCTGATGTCGGTCTTCGAGACGACGATCTCGCCGGAGCTGCTGCCGGCCAGCGCCAGCGGGGAGATCGAGCAATCGACGGAGGGGATGCTCGGCCCGTACGAGATCCACGACTTCATCCTCTTCCACGCGATCCGCTGCGGCTACGCGCCGGAGAAGGTCCGCTTCCTGGCCGAGCACGCCGCGTTCACCCAGGAGTACCCGCGCGAGCTGATCGAGCGGACGATGAAGACCTTCTTCGCCCGCTTCTTCCAGCAGCAGTACAAGCGGTCGTGCGTCCCCGACGGCCCGAAGGTCGGCACCGTGAGCCTCTCCCCCCGCGGCGACTGGCGGATGCCCAGCGACGCCGACCCGGCCGAGTGGCTGCGAGAAACCGAATAA
- a CDS encoding mucoidy inhibitor MuiA family protein — translation MMTPLPVVILCCAQLSAPAAAPKPATSRVAAVTVYQGQALVTREVAVPEGPGTLELLVAPLPPQVVEGSLYTEGSDGLRVLSTRYRARTVKEDLRQEVRQKEEQLRKLQDEARALQDQAATQTQDLQFLQKLEGFTGSSLQNLTKEGRLDSESVLALSKFIMQTRGEKAKADTGLHERLRANTEAIELAKKQLAELARGPERTEREAIIVVTKARPEAGSVRLGYLVNSATWSPQYRLRAGSDKDPVRLEYLAAVTQQTGEDWRGVRATLSTARPSLDASPPDLLPLNMASTEPAKGGAVAGSDDRSRLIAAELAKLGDFPFAKETPLEDVIKYVRGMTASPTFPQGIPIYVDPLGLREADRTSTSPVTIDVTGIPIRTALTAMLRQLGLDYRVKDGLLTVTSSSSIDDEDGEADPDRASRMEAMGFGMAGMGGGMGGMGGMSLEMSQASGKAMLNRAAALDQSRELRVSDDRRATAADEPGPGDGPAVSFSVATELDIPSRTDPQLLEVSRIELPAEYFARATPVLTPRVYRLAKLTNKSETVILPGEATIYVGSDFVGRMRLPLVAAGEPFLAGFGVDPQLQVARRLVAKSKGVQGGNQVFTYEFRLSLRNYRDRAVKVELWDRLPRPQGESVAVNLVKTSAELSDDPLYQRTSRLDNLLRWDLTVPPATTGDKPLTVNYEFRLEYARDLPQPRFLSGGLAEGPIGGGAMGGMGGMGGMR, via the coding sequence ATGATGACACCTCTCCCGGTGGTGATCCTCTGCTGCGCGCAACTCTCGGCCCCGGCGGCCGCGCCGAAGCCCGCGACGAGCCGGGTGGCGGCGGTGACGGTGTACCAGGGCCAGGCGCTGGTGACCCGCGAGGTCGCGGTGCCCGAGGGTCCGGGGACGCTGGAGTTGCTCGTCGCCCCGCTCCCCCCCCAGGTCGTGGAGGGCTCGCTGTACACGGAGGGCTCCGACGGCCTCCGCGTCCTCAGCACCCGATACCGGGCGCGGACCGTGAAGGAGGACCTCCGCCAGGAGGTCCGGCAGAAGGAGGAGCAGCTCAGGAAGCTCCAGGACGAGGCCCGCGCGCTCCAGGACCAGGCGGCCACGCAGACGCAGGACCTCCAGTTCCTCCAGAAGCTCGAGGGCTTCACCGGCTCCTCGCTCCAGAACCTGACGAAGGAAGGCCGGCTCGACAGCGAGTCGGTCCTGGCCCTGAGCAAGTTCATCATGCAGACCCGCGGCGAGAAGGCGAAGGCCGACACCGGCCTGCACGAGCGGCTGCGGGCGAACACCGAGGCGATCGAGCTGGCGAAGAAGCAGCTCGCCGAGCTGGCGAGAGGGCCCGAACGCACCGAGCGAGAGGCGATCATCGTCGTGACCAAGGCGAGGCCCGAGGCGGGCTCCGTGCGACTGGGCTACCTCGTGAACTCCGCGACATGGTCCCCCCAGTACCGCCTCCGCGCCGGGTCCGACAAGGACCCCGTCCGGCTCGAGTACCTCGCCGCCGTGACCCAGCAGACGGGCGAGGACTGGCGGGGCGTCCGCGCCACGCTCTCCACCGCGAGGCCCTCGCTGGATGCCAGCCCGCCGGACCTTCTGCCCCTCAACATGGCGAGCACCGAGCCGGCGAAGGGCGGCGCCGTCGCCGGCTCGGACGATCGGTCCCGGCTGATCGCGGCCGAGCTCGCCAAGCTCGGCGACTTCCCCTTCGCCAAGGAGACGCCGCTCGAAGATGTCATCAAGTACGTGCGCGGCATGACCGCCTCGCCGACCTTCCCGCAGGGGATCCCGATTTACGTCGATCCTTTGGGACTCCGCGAGGCCGACCGGACGAGCACGTCCCCCGTGACGATCGACGTAACGGGGATCCCGATCCGCACCGCCCTGACCGCCATGCTCAGGCAGCTCGGCCTGGACTATCGCGTGAAGGACGGCCTGCTGACGGTCACGTCCTCGTCCTCGATCGACGACGAGGACGGGGAGGCCGATCCCGACCGCGCGAGCCGGATGGAGGCGATGGGCTTCGGCATGGCCGGCATGGGCGGAGGCATGGGAGGCATGGGCGGCATGTCGCTGGAGATGTCCCAGGCCTCGGGCAAGGCCATGCTCAACCGGGCGGCGGCCCTCGACCAGAGCCGTGAACTGCGCGTCAGCGACGACAGGAGAGCGACCGCGGCGGACGAGCCCGGCCCCGGCGACGGCCCGGCGGTCTCGTTCTCGGTCGCGACCGAACTGGACATCCCCTCGCGGACCGATCCCCAGTTGCTGGAGGTCTCGCGGATCGAGCTGCCGGCCGAGTACTTCGCCAGGGCCACGCCGGTGCTCACGCCGCGGGTCTATCGCCTGGCGAAGCTGACCAACAAGAGCGAGACGGTCATCCTCCCCGGCGAGGCCACGATCTACGTGGGGAGCGACTTCGTCGGCCGGATGCGGCTGCCGCTGGTCGCGGCCGGCGAGCCGTTCCTGGCGGGCTTCGGCGTGGACCCGCAGTTGCAGGTCGCCCGCCGGCTCGTCGCCAAGTCCAAGGGCGTCCAGGGGGGCAATCAGGTCTTCACCTACGAATTCCGCCTCAGCCTGCGGAACTACCGCGACCGGGCCGTGAAGGTCGAGCTCTGGGACCGCCTGCCCCGCCCGCAGGGCGAGTCCGTGGCCGTGAACCTCGTGAAGACCTCCGCCGAGCTGAGCGACGACCCGCTCTACCAGCGGACCTCGCGGCTCGACAACCTGCTCCGCTGGGACCTCACCGTCCCCCCCGCCACGACCGGCGACAAGCCGCTGACCGTCAACTACGAGTTCCGCCTCGAATACGCCCGCGACCTGCCCCAGCCGAGGTTCCTCTCCGGCGGCCTCGCCGAGGGCCCCATCGGCGGCGGAGCGATGGGCGGCATGGGCGGCATGGGCGGCATGAGATAG